A genomic segment from Gemmatimonadaceae bacterium encodes:
- a CDS encoding dienelactone hydrolase family protein produces the protein MTQSIPGPPHGGPTGPHQGGYILTGGAPLDTARGALILTHGRGATAESIMSLAPQLGATDLAWFAPQASGNTWYPYSFLAPIADNEPGISSGVQALRDIVAYIEKAGIPAERIALAGFSQGACLTLEFVGRHARRYGAVAAFSGGLIGPEGTPRDYDGSLDGTPVLIGCSDADSHVPLARVHESTEVLTRLGAVVDERIYKGMGHLVNDNEIEVTTAMLQAMA, from the coding sequence ATGACGCAATCGATTCCGGGGCCGCCGCACGGCGGCCCCACCGGGCCGCATCAGGGCGGCTACATCCTCACTGGCGGCGCGCCACTCGACACCGCGCGCGGCGCGCTCATCCTCACGCACGGGCGCGGCGCGACCGCGGAGAGCATCATGTCGTTGGCGCCGCAACTCGGCGCCACCGATCTTGCCTGGTTTGCGCCGCAGGCGAGCGGAAACACGTGGTATCCCTACTCGTTCCTCGCGCCGATCGCCGACAACGAACCGGGGATCTCGTCCGGGGTGCAGGCCCTGCGTGACATCGTCGCCTACATCGAGAAAGCTGGGATTCCCGCCGAACGCATCGCGCTCGCCGGCTTCTCGCAGGGAGCCTGCCTCACGCTGGAGTTCGTGGGGCGCCACGCGCGGCGCTACGGCGCCGTCGCCGCCTTCAGCGGTGGCCTTATTGGTCCGGAGGGAACACCGCGCGACTACGACGGCTCACTCGACGGAACCCCCGTCCTGATCGGGTGCTCCGACGCGGACAGCCACGTGCCGCTGGCGCGCGTGCACGAGAGCACGGAAGTGCTCACACGCCTTGGCGCCGTGGTCGATGAACGCATCTACAAGGGAATGGGGCACCTCGTGAACGACAACGAGATCGAGGTGACAACAGCCATGCTGCAGGCGATGGCGTGA
- a CDS encoding VOC family protein encodes MTTRRTAGFHHVTMVSSDARRTIAFYRELLGVGLVKRTVNFDDPSSYHLYFGDANGAPGTILTFFESVGVPRGRWGVGGVHHLALGVATPEAQLKWKRRLNDAGVPVSGPFDRGWFRSIYFSDPDGQVLEIATRGPGYTVDEPIEALGRRELAPPSNAEIRGSRDEASIAARTWPEPVAVITPDMALEGIHHVSAITSDLERINDFYDSALGLKLVKKTFNQDDPSTKHWFWASYDGTEVKPHSALTYFGWPKGGRPARGGVGQMHHMAFRAANADEQLAWRDHLMSLGVSVSPVMDRTYFQSIYFRDPDGLLLEVATDGPGFTIDEEIATLGTELRLPAWLETEREQIENGLQPLQL; translated from the coding sequence ATGACCACCCGTCGCACCGCCGGTTTCCATCACGTCACCATGGTGTCGTCCGACGCCCGCCGCACCATCGCCTTCTACCGCGAACTGCTCGGCGTGGGGCTGGTGAAGCGCACCGTCAACTTCGACGACCCGTCGTCGTATCACCTCTACTTTGGCGATGCCAACGGTGCGCCGGGGACGATCCTCACCTTCTTCGAGTCGGTAGGGGTTCCCCGCGGTCGCTGGGGGGTGGGTGGCGTGCATCACCTGGCGCTGGGCGTTGCCACGCCCGAGGCGCAGCTCAAGTGGAAGCGGCGCCTCAACGACGCTGGCGTCCCGGTGAGCGGTCCCTTCGACCGCGGCTGGTTCCGTTCCATCTACTTCAGCGATCCCGACGGGCAGGTGCTGGAGATTGCCACGCGCGGTCCCGGATACACCGTGGACGAACCGATCGAGGCGTTAGGCAGGCGGGAACTGGCGCCGCCGTCCAACGCCGAGATCCGCGGTTCGCGCGACGAGGCGTCCATTGCCGCCCGCACGTGGCCGGAGCCGGTGGCGGTCATCACCCCGGACATGGCGCTCGAGGGGATCCATCACGTCAGCGCCATCACCAGCGACCTGGAACGCATCAACGACTTCTATGACAGTGCGCTCGGGCTCAAGCTCGTGAAGAAGACCTTCAACCAGGACGACCCGAGCACGAAGCACTGGTTCTGGGCGTCGTACGATGGCACGGAGGTCAAGCCGCACTCGGCGCTCACCTACTTCGGGTGGCCCAAGGGCGGTCGGCCGGCACGCGGCGGGGTGGGGCAGATGCACCACATGGCCTTTCGCGCGGCCAACGCCGACGAACAGCTGGCGTGGCGCGATCACCTGATGTCGTTAGGTGTGTCGGTCTCGCCGGTGATGGACCGCACGTACTTCCAGTCGATCTACTTCCGCGATCCCGACGGCCTCCTCCTCGAGGTGGCCACCGATGGCCCGGGCTTCACGATCGACGAGGAAATCGCCACCCTGGGGACGGAGCTTCGCCTCCCGGCGTGGCTGGAGACAGAGCGCGAACAGATCGAGAACGGACTGCAGCCCTTGCAGCTGTAG
- a CDS encoding MarR family transcriptional regulator, with product MPRLKDPPPATTADLPAQQQVALKLWITLARAHAAVHEQAVADARADGLSIGEFAVLELLYHRGQTLLGEIQKRVLVSSGGITFLVDKLVAKGLVERRDCEGDRRARYAALTREGTRLMKRIFPRHAARIAQAMAGLDESEQRQAARLLKQLGLTAATPEP from the coding sequence ATGCCGCGACTCAAGGATCCCCCGCCAGCCACGACCGCCGACCTTCCTGCCCAGCAGCAGGTGGCGCTCAAGCTCTGGATCACGCTGGCGCGCGCCCACGCGGCGGTGCACGAGCAGGCCGTCGCCGACGCGCGCGCCGACGGACTGTCGATTGGCGAGTTCGCCGTGCTCGAGCTGCTGTACCATCGCGGGCAAACGCTCCTTGGCGAGATCCAGAAGCGCGTCCTCGTGTCGAGCGGCGGGATCACCTTCCTGGTCGACAAGCTGGTGGCCAAGGGGTTGGTGGAGCGGCGCGACTGCGAGGGCGATCGCCGAGCGCGCTACGCGGCGCTGACTCGCGAGGGGACGCGCTTGATGAAGCGCATCTTTCCGCGGCACGCCGCGCGGATCGCGCAGGCCATGGCGGGGCTGGACGAATCGGAGCAACGCCAGGCCGCGCGTCTCCTCAAGCAGCTTGGGCTCACGGCCGCGACGCCGGAGCCCTGA
- a CDS encoding cupin domain-containing protein — MSSKECTHHPWSEVPLEDVTSHIARKLITGNGMMIAQVFLKKGAIVPRHQHHNEQLTYILEGALRFYLDEDESRVQDVRAGEVLHIPAWAWHKAEALEDTLDVDIFNPPREDWLNKTDDYLRSGNK; from the coding sequence ATGTCGTCGAAGGAATGCACGCATCACCCCTGGAGCGAGGTCCCGCTCGAGGACGTCACCTCCCACATCGCCCGCAAGCTCATCACCGGCAACGGGATGATGATCGCGCAGGTCTTTCTCAAGAAGGGCGCGATCGTGCCGCGGCACCAGCACCACAACGAGCAGCTCACCTACATCCTCGAAGGGGCGCTGCGCTTCTACCTGGACGAGGACGAGTCGCGCGTGCAGGACGTGCGCGCCGGCGAGGTGCTGCACATCCCGGCGTGGGCCTGGCACAAGGCCGAGGCGCTCGAGGACACGCTCGACGTCGACATCTTCAATCCGCCGCGTGAAGACTGGCTGAACAAGACCGACGACTACCTGCGATCCGGAAACAAGTAG
- a CDS encoding DUF882 domain-containing protein yields MISAVAAAVLIVAAASRGVTAGETAQRGESTPPAPLAELVNVPVVSNGSVPVDAIDFDSLSGRSGDLRLRIISPAELDAYPTLVERLGEGIRTPGVHDVRASDGAARFAFATLTPWQRKLGSYVNGYHLGVWPGEQRAVSEQYENPEGFIEVTRESADTPLSTHFALRDFITHDQQSVWPKYIVLREDLIDKLELVLNALQSFGVATQHIVVLSGFRSPQYNARGVGEGMARSSRHQFGDAADIIIDANRDGRMDDLNFDGRVDFSDVQVIDRAVALVEHKWPDLVGGLGLYHETGPSGPFTHIDVRGTRARWTNVGRRRRPASGAWSGVTAGVARPSGSCQADGAMAVLCQGRR; encoded by the coding sequence GTGATATCGGCCGTTGCGGCGGCGGTGCTCATTGTTGCCGCGGCCAGCCGCGGCGTGACCGCCGGTGAAACGGCTCAGCGCGGCGAGTCGACGCCCCCCGCGCCTCTCGCGGAGCTGGTCAACGTCCCCGTCGTCAGCAACGGGTCGGTTCCGGTCGACGCCATCGACTTCGATTCGCTCAGCGGACGCTCGGGCGACCTTCGGCTCCGCATCATTTCTCCCGCGGAGCTCGACGCCTACCCCACCCTGGTCGAGCGGCTGGGCGAGGGGATCCGCACCCCAGGGGTCCACGACGTGCGCGCCAGCGATGGGGCGGCGCGTTTCGCCTTTGCGACGCTCACCCCGTGGCAGCGGAAGCTCGGCAGCTATGTCAACGGCTACCACCTGGGGGTCTGGCCGGGGGAGCAGCGCGCCGTCAGCGAGCAGTACGAGAACCCTGAGGGATTCATCGAGGTCACGCGCGAGAGCGCGGACACGCCGCTCTCGACGCATTTCGCGCTGCGCGACTTCATCACCCACGATCAGCAGTCGGTCTGGCCCAAGTACATCGTCCTGCGTGAGGACCTGATCGACAAGCTCGAGCTGGTGCTCAACGCCCTGCAGTCGTTCGGGGTGGCAACGCAGCACATCGTCGTCCTGTCGGGCTTTCGCTCGCCACAGTACAACGCGCGCGGCGTGGGGGAGGGGATGGCGCGCTCCAGCCGCCACCAGTTTGGCGACGCTGCCGACATCATCATCGACGCCAACCGCGACGGGAGGATGGACGACCTGAACTTCGACGGGCGCGTCGACTTCTCCGACGTCCAGGTGATTGACCGCGCGGTGGCGCTGGTGGAGCACAAGTGGCCCGACCTGGTCGGCGGGCTCGGTCTTTACCACGAGACGGGGCCGAGTGGGCCGTTCACGCACATCGACGTTCGCGGGACGCGGGCGCGGTGGACCAACGTCGGCCGGCGTCGTCGCCCCGCGAGTGGCGCCTGGTCGGGTGTGACCGCAGGCGTGGCTCGTCCGTCTGGATCGTGTCAGGCCGATGGCGCGATGGCCGTCCTCTGCCAGGGGCGCCGGTAG
- a CDS encoding GNAT family N-acetyltransferase, producing the protein MLLSLERCAIRSWRPDDVPRLAAIANDRSVWLMVRDRFPFPYTEADAAAHIATCLSQEPQTNFAITVGDVVIGAIGHIPGEDINRVRSEVGYWLCAESRGKGYATEALRGFVQWLWRSTALHHLTAAVFTHNPASARVLEKAGFERTYLARKCAIKDGELRDEWNYSLVREAEP; encoded by the coding sequence ATGCTCCTCTCCCTCGAACGCTGCGCCATCCGCTCGTGGCGCCCGGACGATGTGCCGCGCCTGGCCGCCATCGCCAACGACCGGTCGGTCTGGTTGATGGTGCGCGACCGCTTTCCGTTTCCCTACACGGAGGCAGATGCGGCCGCCCACATCGCCACCTGCCTGTCGCAGGAGCCGCAGACCAACTTCGCCATCACGGTCGGCGACGTCGTGATTGGCGCCATAGGCCACATTCCCGGCGAGGACATCAACCGGGTGCGCAGCGAGGTAGGGTATTGGCTGTGCGCCGAGTCTCGGGGGAAGGGCTACGCCACCGAGGCGCTGCGCGGCTTCGTGCAGTGGTTGTGGCGCAGCACCGCGCTGCATCACCTCACCGCCGCCGTCTTCACGCACAACCCCGCGTCGGCCCGCGTCCTGGAGAAGGCCGGCTTCGAGCGCACATACCTGGCGCGAAAGTGCGCGATCAAGGACGGCGAGCTGCGCGACGAGTGGAACTACTCGCTGGTGCGAGAAGCCGAGCCCTGA
- a CDS encoding amidohydrolase family protein: MHPRLIKCTARIARTARRAVTDIPATLLTLGVAGACLAVASPASAQGSGASSTPRRLTAVKAAHFVDPASARRLDQVVVVVRGDSVLRVEERGKVPNGADVIDLGAATLLPGLLDVHTHLTSESGSYYDDLFRRSPIDDAVRAHLHARRTLEAGFTTVRDVGGGSYVDVALRNAIDRGDIPGPRMLVATYSLSATGGHGDLNGFAPNVRFEGESGVADGIDALRKRVRENVKRGADQIKILAGAGVLSEEESVGAPQYTQDEMNAVVEEAAMWGRKVAAHAHGAEAIRRAALAGVASVEHGGLVDSAGIRIMLEKGTFIVPDILTDVYLLEHAHENAWPEKIIEKERQLRGSQDVNWSRAYKAGVKFAFGTDAGVYPHGLNARQFALLVKYLGLTPMQAIQMATVNAAELIGWKGKVGVVAPGSHADLIAVAGDPLTDVSELERVTFVMKGGAVVKRP, encoded by the coding sequence ATGCATCCTCGTCTCATCAAGTGCACCGCGCGCATCGCGCGCACCGCGCGCCGAGCTGTCACCGACATCCCGGCTACGCTCCTAACCCTCGGAGTCGCGGGAGCGTGCCTCGCGGTCGCCTCGCCGGCCAGCGCGCAGGGGAGCGGCGCCAGCAGCACCCCACGCCGCCTCACCGCCGTGAAGGCGGCCCACTTCGTCGATCCGGCCAGCGCGCGCAGGCTCGACCAGGTTGTCGTCGTGGTACGAGGAGACTCGGTGCTCCGCGTCGAGGAACGGGGAAAGGTGCCTAACGGCGCCGACGTGATCGACCTCGGCGCGGCCACGCTCCTCCCCGGGCTGCTCGACGTCCACACACACCTCACGTCGGAAAGCGGGAGCTACTACGACGACCTCTTTCGGCGGTCGCCCATCGACGACGCGGTGCGCGCCCATCTCCATGCGCGTCGCACGCTCGAGGCGGGGTTCACCACGGTGCGCGACGTGGGCGGCGGCTCCTACGTCGACGTTGCGCTGCGCAACGCGATCGACCGCGGCGACATTCCGGGGCCGCGGATGCTGGTTGCCACGTACTCCCTCAGCGCAACCGGCGGGCACGGTGACCTGAACGGCTTCGCCCCCAACGTGCGCTTCGAGGGAGAGAGCGGCGTCGCCGACGGCATCGATGCCCTGCGCAAGCGCGTGCGCGAGAACGTCAAGCGCGGTGCCGACCAGATCAAGATCCTCGCCGGTGCCGGCGTGCTGAGCGAAGAGGAGTCGGTTGGCGCGCCGCAATACACGCAGGACGAGATGAACGCCGTCGTCGAGGAGGCGGCCATGTGGGGGCGAAAGGTCGCGGCGCACGCCCACGGCGCCGAGGCTATTCGCCGCGCTGCACTCGCCGGCGTGGCGTCGGTGGAGCACGGCGGGCTCGTCGACAGCGCGGGGATCCGCATCATGCTGGAGAAGGGGACCTTCATCGTCCCTGACATCCTCACCGATGTCTATCTCCTCGAGCACGCGCACGAGAATGCATGGCCCGAGAAGATCATCGAGAAGGAACGACAGCTGCGCGGGTCACAGGACGTGAACTGGAGCCGCGCCTACAAGGCCGGAGTGAAGTTCGCCTTCGGGACCGATGCCGGCGTCTACCCGCACGGACTCAACGCGCGGCAGTTCGCCCTCCTCGTGAAGTACCTCGGGCTCACGCCGATGCAGGCCATCCAGATGGCAACGGTGAACGCTGCCGAGTTGATCGGATGGAAAGGAAAGGTCGGCGTGGTTGCACCCGGGAGTCATGCGGACCTCATAGCGGTCGCCGGAGACCCGCTGACCGACGTGTCCGAGCTGGAGCGCGTGACCTTCGTGATGAAGGGGGGCGCGGTGGTGAAGCGTCCGTGA
- a CDS encoding amidohydrolase family protein, with protein MSPVFITALSAPRRTSVSRICRVRRALQLTVLVAASATALEAQSAAITARRVFDGTRLLTNATVVVEGGRIVSVGALPATFRGARYDLGDATLMPGLMDVHAHVVWHFNAQGRFHTNDDGETDAQGAIASAANAYATLMSGVTTIQSPGSPEDKDLRVAIDRGALPGPRLLTSLGSLSESSGTPDELRVKVRAFKARGADFIKLFASKSIREGGGQTMTDAQLQAACGEAHAQGLRVLVHAHAAEAMKAAVNAGCDQVEHGVFATDEVLQLMIRKGTYLSPQCGLVFRNYLDNRARYQGIGNYNDAGFKSMEESLPLGIAAVRKATHTPGLKVVFGTDAVAGAHGRNVEDLICRVNEAGQPPLEALASATSVAAQSMKMADSLGTIAPRMVADLIAVRGDVMKDATALRRVKFVMKGGRVYRNDQ; from the coding sequence ATGTCGCCAGTGTTCATCACGGCTTTGTCCGCGCCGCGCCGCACGAGCGTGTCACGCATCTGTCGCGTGCGCCGCGCGCTGCAGCTGACGGTACTCGTCGCGGCGAGCGCGACGGCGCTCGAGGCGCAGTCGGCGGCCATCACGGCGCGCCGAGTGTTCGACGGGACGCGGCTCCTGACCAACGCGACGGTGGTCGTGGAGGGGGGACGTATCGTGAGCGTGGGGGCACTTCCCGCCACGTTCCGCGGCGCCCGCTACGACCTCGGCGACGCCACGCTCATGCCGGGGCTGATGGACGTGCATGCGCACGTGGTCTGGCACTTCAACGCGCAGGGGCGCTTCCATACCAACGACGACGGCGAGACGGATGCGCAGGGGGCGATCGCCTCGGCGGCCAACGCGTACGCGACCCTCATGTCCGGCGTGACGACCATCCAGTCGCCGGGGTCGCCCGAAGACAAGGACCTGCGCGTGGCGATCGACCGTGGCGCGCTCCCCGGGCCGCGGCTCCTCACGTCGCTTGGCTCGCTGAGCGAGAGCAGCGGCACGCCCGACGAACTGCGCGTTAAGGTGCGCGCCTTCAAGGCGCGCGGCGCCGACTTCATCAAGCTGTTCGCGTCGAAGTCGATTCGAGAAGGCGGGGGGCAGACGATGACCGACGCGCAGCTGCAAGCGGCGTGCGGTGAGGCGCACGCGCAGGGACTGCGCGTCCTGGTCCATGCGCACGCCGCCGAGGCGATGAAGGCGGCGGTCAATGCCGGCTGCGACCAGGTGGAGCACGGCGTGTTTGCGACCGACGAGGTGTTGCAGCTGATGATCCGCAAGGGGACGTACCTCTCGCCGCAGTGCGGGCTCGTGTTCCGCAACTACCTGGACAACCGGGCCCGCTACCAGGGGATCGGCAACTACAACGACGCCGGTTTCAAGTCGATGGAGGAGTCGTTGCCGCTGGGGATTGCCGCGGTGCGAAAGGCGACGCACACGCCGGGGCTCAAGGTCGTCTTCGGGACCGACGCGGTTGCCGGGGCGCACGGGCGCAACGTGGAGGACCTGATCTGCCGGGTGAACGAGGCGGGACAACCGCCGCTGGAGGCGCTGGCGAGCGCGACGTCGGTGGCGGCGCAGTCGATGAAGATGGCCGACTCGTTAGGGACGATTGCCCCGAGGATGGTGGCCGACCTCATCGCCGTGCGCGGCGACGTGATGAAGGATGCAACGGCGCTGCGCCGGGTGAAGTTCGTGATGAAGGGCGGGCGCGTGTACCGCAACGACCAGTGA
- a CDS encoding PQQ-binding-like beta-propeller repeat protein, whose amino-acid sequence MTRSRRAAVIALAAAAVLAPSLVLSQGNGRERGTLVEWPTYGGDAGGMKYSPLADINRGNVARLERAWQWKTGDPANPPADSGRPARPGNFQATPLMINDTLYLPTPLNQVVALDAGTGRELWRFDPGAYRAGQPSNGTGLVHRGVAQWSDGSARRIFINSRWRLIAIDAATGRPIPSFGSNGEIDLTAQLDRPVNRRHYTNTSPPVVWGDLVILGNGVGDRLAYKGDPPGDVQAFDVRTGRRVWAFRTVPVSGEFGNDTWRDESWKFTGHTNVWAPFTVDSARGIVFLPVGTPSNDWYGGRRKGANLFGEALVALDARTGKRLWHYQLVHHGLWDYDLPAPPNVVTIRRGAQRIEAVVAPTKQGWVFAFDRVTGKPLWPIDERPVAASDVAGEEAWPTQPAPRRPAAFAAQGFEASDVIAFTPAVKAAALAQLQQFRTGPLYTPPSTRGTVTMPGAIGGAGWGGAAFDPETNLLYVKATNAPALWKLAERAAASDTNDNRFFTDPAAPSLGVTVPGFERDAQGNAVPPLPISKPPYGTMTAIDLATGAIRWQVPLGDTPAVRKHPALAGATLPAALGVAGSPGPLVTRGGLVFASGGGNVLYALDAATGGVRWSHDLGTMGYANPMTYRTRAGTQFVVIATGMGGNTALQAFALR is encoded by the coding sequence ATGACGCGCTCGCGGCGCGCGGCCGTCATCGCATTGGCGGCGGCCGCTGTCCTCGCCCCTTCGCTCGTGCTGTCGCAGGGAAACGGGAGGGAGAGGGGAACGTTGGTCGAGTGGCCCACCTACGGCGGCGATGCCGGTGGGATGAAGTACTCGCCGCTCGCCGACATCAACCGCGGTAATGTGGCGCGGCTCGAGCGGGCGTGGCAGTGGAAGACCGGCGACCCGGCCAATCCCCCGGCAGACTCGGGGCGGCCGGCGCGCCCGGGGAACTTCCAGGCCACGCCGCTGATGATCAACGACACGTTGTACCTGCCGACACCGCTCAACCAGGTGGTGGCGCTCGACGCGGGCACCGGGCGCGAGCTGTGGCGCTTCGATCCAGGCGCCTATCGCGCGGGACAGCCGTCCAACGGGACGGGGCTCGTGCACCGCGGCGTCGCGCAATGGAGCGACGGCAGTGCGCGCCGGATCTTCATCAACTCGCGCTGGCGCCTCATCGCCATCGACGCGGCCACCGGGCGCCCCATTCCATCGTTTGGCAGCAACGGGGAGATCGACCTCACGGCGCAGCTCGATCGCCCGGTGAACCGCCGGCACTACACCAACACGTCGCCACCGGTGGTGTGGGGCGATCTCGTCATCCTCGGCAATGGCGTTGGCGATCGTTTGGCCTACAAGGGCGACCCACCGGGTGACGTGCAGGCGTTCGACGTGCGCACGGGACGGCGCGTGTGGGCCTTCCGCACCGTCCCCGTATCGGGCGAGTTCGGCAACGACACGTGGCGTGACGAGTCATGGAAGTTCACCGGGCACACCAATGTCTGGGCGCCGTTCACCGTCGACTCGGCACGCGGGATCGTCTTCCTCCCGGTGGGGACGCCGAGCAACGACTGGTACGGCGGGCGCCGCAAGGGGGCGAACCTGTTCGGGGAGGCGCTGGTGGCGCTCGACGCGCGGACCGGGAAGCGCCTCTGGCACTATCAACTGGTGCATCATGGGCTTTGGGACTACGACCTCCCGGCGCCGCCTAACGTGGTGACGATCCGCCGGGGGGCGCAACGCATCGAGGCCGTGGTGGCGCCCACCAAGCAGGGGTGGGTCTTCGCCTTCGACCGTGTGACGGGGAAGCCGCTGTGGCCCATCGACGAGCGCCCGGTGGCGGCGAGCGACGTGGCGGGTGAGGAGGCGTGGCCCACGCAGCCGGCGCCGCGACGGCCGGCGGCGTTCGCGGCGCAGGGGTTCGAGGCATCGGACGTCATCGCCTTCACGCCGGCCGTGAAGGCCGCGGCGCTGGCCCAGCTGCAACAGTTCAGGACGGGCCCGCTGTACACGCCACCGTCGACCCGGGGGACGGTGACGATGCCGGGGGCGATCGGCGGTGCGGGGTGGGGCGGCGCCGCCTTCGACCCGGAGACGAACCTGCTCTACGTGAAGGCGACCAACGCGCCGGCGCTATGGAAGCTGGCCGAGCGTGCGGCGGCCTCGGACACCAACGACAACCGCTTCTTCACCGACCCGGCGGCGCCGTCGTTAGGCGTGACGGTGCCGGGCTTCGAGCGCGACGCGCAGGGGAACGCCGTGCCGCCGCTCCCCATCAGCAAGCCGCCGTACGGGACCATGACGGCGATCGACCTGGCGACGGGGGCGATTCGCTGGCAGGTCCCGCTGGGCGACACGCCGGCGGTGCGCAAGCACCCGGCGCTGGCCGGCGCGACGCTGCCGGCCGCGTTAGGCGTGGCCGGCTCGCCGGGACCGCTGGTGACGCGTGGCGGCCTGGTCTTCGCCTCCGGCGGCGGCAACGTGCTCTACGCCCTCGACGCCGCCACGGGGGGCGTGCGCTGGTCGCACGACCTGGGGACGATGGGATACGCCAACCCGATGACCTACCGCACGCGCGCCGGGACGCAGTTCGTGGTGATCGCGACCGGCATGGGCGGGAACACCGCGCTGCAGGCGTTCGCGCTTCGGTAG
- a CDS encoding DUF4126 domain-containing protein: METLLGVALGLGLAAAAGLRVFVPVFGAGLAAHFGALPLSHSFAWVGSTPALIAFGTATVLEIGAYYIPWLDHALDVVASPAAVVAGIVASAAVMTDLPPFVTWTVAIIGGGGAAGLVQMLSVGARVKSTVTTGGLANPIVATGETVGAIGITVIAILVPLLALAACVVFTYVLARILRRRRAARARTVA; the protein is encoded by the coding sequence ATGGAGACTCTGCTCGGCGTTGCGTTAGGGCTCGGACTCGCGGCCGCGGCTGGGCTGCGCGTCTTTGTCCCCGTCTTCGGGGCGGGGCTAGCGGCGCACTTCGGCGCGCTCCCGTTGTCGCACAGCTTTGCGTGGGTAGGGTCGACGCCGGCGCTCATTGCGTTCGGCACGGCGACGGTGCTCGAGATCGGCGCGTACTACATCCCGTGGCTCGATCACGCGCTCGACGTGGTGGCGTCGCCAGCGGCAGTGGTGGCTGGCATCGTCGCCAGCGCCGCGGTGATGACCGACCTTCCGCCGTTTGTCACGTGGACCGTGGCGATCATCGGTGGTGGCGGCGCGGCCGGCCTCGTGCAGATGCTCTCCGTGGGGGCGCGCGTCAAGTCGACCGTGACGACCGGCGGGCTCGCCAATCCGATCGTCGCCACGGGTGAGACCGTGGGGGCGATCGGGATCACCGTCATCGCGATTCTCGTTCCGCTGCTGGCCCTCGCCGCTTGCGTCGTGTTCACCTACGTTCTGGCGCGCATCCTCCGGCGGCGACGCGCGGCGCGTGCGCGCACCGTCGCCTAG